The window AGAATTTCGCCAATTGTCTCGAAAAACATGTATAGGGGCAGTTTTGCTATGCCTAATCGGAAAAACTTCACCTATTATCCCCAAAACGAGCTCTACTCTGCATCTAACCGAATAATTTTCGCTTATTATACTTTCGCTAATTCTTAATTAGGACATGCCTGCATATTTAAGAAAAATGGGACGGTGTTCCATTCTACTGAAATATTCACAACCGTCCCAGCCTATCACACTAATTTGTCGTTGAAATATTCCTTTGAGTCGGCTTACCTCTGTATCTTCTTCCATTAGCATGGCCGCCATATAAGTGTGCATGGAAGATTGGAAGCCTTTCTCTTTGAGTGCTTTGTAGTTACGATGTAAACGATCGATTTCATGGTCATAATGATTCGTTTTTATATAGATTAATCCTGCAATTGAAAAAGTAATCAATCTTAATGGGGAAAACGCAGACGAGCTTTTTTTCACCTTTTCGATTACATTTTTAAAATCGGTCCCATTTATTCGTTTACCTTTTGCCGTACACTGTGCCGCGGTCATCATAACGAGTCGTTGATCTATCCATTTACCACCAGATTGTCGTAGTATTTCTATATTCTCCTGAAATAGAGCAATATCCATCATCATCACTCCAATATTGAATAGTCTTGATATCTTTATTACGGATAATAGAGTAAAAAGGTTTCTATAACTATGCCACCTTTCTAACAAAGAAGGAAATATTTTCACTGAATTAATTATTATGAAACCTGTGATGACTAAATAATTCTTCATACGGTAGGAATATAAGCTACTAAGTTACACGATGAATTTCCTCCGTGATACCGATAGCAAATTTCCGCTATTCGTTAACAAATGAAGTGGACAAGAAGGGTCTTTTGTGAGTATGCTTGAACACGGTACAAATAAAATGAAACTTCAAGAAGGCAACGTTATGGGAGGATTTTAGATGGATAATAATGATATATTAATTAGATTAAGATATGCCCTAGATATCAAAAATACTGATATGGTAGAGATATTTAAGCTTGGTGGTATTGAATTAACAAAAGAAGAAGTGCTTAAAGTGCTGACAAAATCAAAAGACAGTGATGAGGAAGCTGATTTTGATTATGATTTAAATGAAAATGAAGAACATATCAAATGTGATGATCACATGCTAGAGTCATTTTTAAATGGATTGATTATTTTTAAAAGAGGAAAGCAAGATCCTAAACCAGGTCAGCCGGCACAGTCTATTAAGAGCCATGAGCATGTTAATAATCTCCTCTTAAAGAGAGTAAAAATTGCGCTGTCATTAACAAGTGAAGATATGCTCGATATTTTAGCGGATGCAGGGGCAATCCTAACTAAAGGGGAATTAGGTGCTGTCTTAAGAAAAGCAGGGCATAGAAATTATAAAGTGTGCGGTGATCGCTACGCTAGAAATTTCTTGAAAGGTTTAGCCATAAGATTCAGGGGATAGGGGTCAATAAAGCATGAATAATGACTGAGAAAGGATGGATAAAGTATGGAAACGGTAGTGATTGAGAAAGATATCAATGTCTATTGTGTAACGGCAAAATCCTTTCCAGACGGGATTCTGGATGCTCATAAGCAGCTGCATGGGTTGCTTCCTTCAAAGGAAAGAAAATTCTTCGGTCTATCCCGTCCGGAAAACGGGACGATAATCTACAAAGCAGCCGCTGAAGTTTTGGCAGAGGACAATCTTGATGTAGAAACATATGTCATTAAAAAGGGTCACTATAGATGTATAACCGTATTGAATTTTATGAAAGACCATCAGGGCATTGGTCGTGCATTTAGTGAATTAACCTCAGACCCTGACATTGATCCAAATGGATATTGTCTCGAGTATTATTATAATGATGAAGATGTTACATGTATGGTGCGATTAAAAGATAGGTAGCGGGTATGAATTTGAAATCCGAACCTATCATATACTCCTTATGATAAAAAAGGCCCGGTTACTAAACCGAGCCTTGTTCGCATCTTATCTGTCCTTATAGGCAGACCTTCATTCATTTTGTAGAATGGCTGCTTTTTTCCTCACATTCAGCAGGAGCACCACCAATTAATGGCCCAATATAAGGAATGATATTGGTTACTGCTACGATTAATGCCATGACGAGAGGTTAAGGCAAATCGATAATAAGATACCAAATAAAGGAAAGAACTCCTACAACAAATGCAACGGTCACCTGTCCTTGTATATAAAGGTGTAGAATAATAAAAACGGTACAGAAACAAAGATAATGGCAAGATTGGACATTAATCCGATAAAATTGGAAATTCCTCCAATTACTCGGTTCGGAATTGTGTGAGAGAATTCAAGTAGCTTTTGTTTTCCCGTTTCAATCAGCTCTTCTTGGTCCTCTTGAATCGAAATAAATTCAGATGAATTAGAAACATAGTCAATGATCTGAGTCATTTTGTTCACATACATTGGCAATGCATTGTAAAGATAATATATAAGTCCAAGAAAATGAATAAGAAAAGGCATTCCATAAACAAAAAAAGGGAATGTCTTTTTTATTTCTGTCTATGTTGATGATGCGTAGAGGAGGTGGCTAAAGGATAAGAATTTACAATGCAGAATTCAAATTTTATAATGAAAATATATTCATTCATTAAAAAGGACAAGGAGAATGATATATGCAACCAATGGATAAGCTTACAATTGTCAAAGCAAACAAAACTGAGATTGATGTGAGGAAGCAGATGTCCGAAATATTTGCAGAAGGCTTCACACAATGGCTTGGCTATTTCTCCAAAGA of the Bacillus tuaregi genome contains:
- a CDS encoding DUF4003 family protein, producing the protein MMMDIALFQENIEILRQSGGKWIDQRLVMMTAAQCTAKGKRINGTDFKNVIEKVKKSSSAFSPLRLITFSIAGLIYIKTNHYDHEIDRLHRNYKALKEKGFQSSMHTYMAAMLMEEDTEVSRLKGIFQRQISVIGWDGCEYFSRMEHRPIFLKYAGMS
- a CDS encoding YehS family protein, which codes for MDNNDILIRLRYALDIKNTDMVEIFKLGGIELTKEEVLKVLTKSKDSDEEADFDYDLNENEEHIKCDDHMLESFLNGLIIFKRGKQDPKPGQPAQSIKSHEHVNNLLLKRVKIALSLTSEDMLDILADAGAILTKGELGAVLRKAGHRNYKVCGDRYARNFLKGLAIRFRG
- a CDS encoding transcriptional regulator, which encodes METVVIEKDINVYCVTAKSFPDGILDAHKQLHGLLPSKERKFFGLSRPENGTIIYKAAAEVLAEDNLDVETYVIKKGHYRCITVLNFMKDHQGIGRAFSELTSDPDIDPNGYCLEYYYNDEDVTCMVRLKDR